The genome window GGGTTCCAGTCATAGACCCAGCCGGAAGTTCCCACGAAGAGTTTCATTTTCATTAACTGTTAAACTGCCACGCTATAAAAATACACCTCGGCTCGACCTACACAATAGATAATTAAGTGAGAAAAACAAAACCGTAGTAGGTGGGTCTATGCGGATTAAATCACTTGGAGGGCTACTGGTAATAGTTGTCATGCTTGTAGTTATACCGCCTAGCTACAGCCAGACACTATACTTCTATGGACGTGTGACTGATCTTCAGTTGAATCCTATAGCTGGTGCACAAGTCTCTGTCTACAGCAACAACCTCCTAGTAACCTCAACACTCACAGATAAAGACGGAACATTCAATCTACGTTTGCCACCTGGAACCTATGTACTTCGCGCCTATCTTAAAGGCTATGCACCTAGAGAAATAATGTTAGTTGCTACGCAAGAGAAAGCGGGCAGTCTAGGAACGATTACCCTAGAACAAGCAATAAGTGTCTACACCGAGACAACTCAGCTCACTGTCCTACAGGGTGACATTCTAAACCTTACAATCAAGCTAGAAAATAAAGGGCTAGACCCTTTGACGGTTAACTTCAAAATAGAAGCTCCTACATCCTGGGTAGGCTATCTCACCCTTCCTGGAGGATTACGCGTAGACAATATCATGATAGAACCTGGGAGGGAGAAAACTGTTTTCCTAAACCTCCAAGTACCTATGGATGCCTTCGGCAAAAATTTTGTAAGGGTTCGCCTTTCCTGGGAAAACCTCACAGCAACAATCGACTATGTTTTTGAAGTACAGCCTAAAAAATGGAATCTTATCGAGTTGCCTGCAAGCAGTATAAAGGCATATCCCGGAGCCCAGTTAAAAATACCCTTCACACTCAGAAACCCGTTTACCCTCGATGCTGAAATGGCACTAACAGTAGAACCTCCTCAAGGCTGGGTTGCGTCTATAGTTGACGCTAACAGCATAACTGTCTCAGGGTTAACTCTGGCTCCAAAAGCTACTAGGCAGCTTTTTCTCATCCTTTACATTCCTCCCTCAGCTAAACTTGGCCTATACGCAGTGTCAATATATACTGATGTTTCGGGTAGCCGTTTCATAACAAAACTTGATGTGAGCGTGGAAAGCCGCTATGATCTACTCAACTTGACAGTGGGGGTTTCGAGGCTTAACATTACCGGGGGCTCTTCAACAGTAATACCTCTGATTATACGTAACGACGGCAATATGGCAACCGTGACTGTTCTAAAAGCTTCATCAAATAATGAGGGAATAAGACCGATTCTAACAGTTTCAGGTCAGGCGGCCTCAACCTTGTACCTCTTACCGGGAGAATCAAGACAGGTAAACCTCCTGGTTAACGCTTCATCACAAACAGCTCCCGGTCTATACGAGCTTATCGTTCAAGCCAACGGGACTACAAGTTATACAGCTAAAAAGATCCTTGTCAACGTAGTGGGATCTTACAGCTTTAGAATACTCAACCAGGACTTCCTCATAATCACAGTTCCGGGCGGCACCGTTACTTATAAAGTAAATGTTGTTAACTCGGGCACGTATCCCTTGCAATCTTTAAATTTATACACGTCCTTTAATCCCGAGAAGCTCCAGGTAACAGTCCAACCTGAAAGGCTCTCATTGCTGCCTGGAGAGACAGGTAGTTTTTCGCTTCAGATCAATGTTCCCCCTGATGTACGAGAAGGAGTTTACAATATTGTATTCACTGTTGAATCAGGAAGCATAAGAGATACTAGAGTCCTACTTGTATGGGTTCGTCCAGAGGCCAGTTTTAGCTTTACCCTTATCATGGCGGTTCTAGTGGCCGTTAGCTTTTTCCTCGTATACTATGGAAGGCGAAAGTACGCTTAGGGATCCAGATGGAGCCCTCTTTTTTAGCACTACTTTACATCCTTGGAGTTGAAACAGCCTTCACCCCCTGTTTTCTACCTATCATACCAGTGTTCTTAAGTGTGGTCGCTAAGTCAGGAAGTAAACGTGTACTGCTCACTACACTAGCGTTTATCGCGGGAATCACGGCTAGTTTTTTGATTTACGGTATCCTAGCCTCGTACAGCGGTAACCTTTTACAAGGCCTGCTAACGGGTAATCTACCTACATTGGCTGTCGGAATGGGCTTAACACTAGTCAGTTTAGGTGTCCTCATGATGTCTCCGTTGCGAGTGTTATTTGCCTGGATTCCTTCAATACAGCCTAGATTTCAGAAGGTGTCCATTCTAAACTCTCTCTTACTCGGCTTCCTATTCTCACTTGTAGCTGCACCCTGCGCCGCAACAATCCTGGTCGCTGCGTTTTCCATGGTTTGGCTTGGCTCACTACAAGAACCAGGAGACTCTATAATAACCGTACTAGTCTACTCGGCGGGGGTTACAACCCCCTTCTTTATTATGGGTCTACTGACAGAGTTTCTAGGTAAAAGCATAGGAACCAAGATTTCACGAAGTTTTCTTGTGAGACACAACGAGACTATTTCCGGAATCACTATTATCGTCCTTGGAATACTTACTATTCTAAGCGTGGAGGGACATGACATAATCCTAGTACAGCTTTCAGCTAGACTACTCCCATATCTAGGTTTCATATCACTACTAGCAGCTGTGCTTTACTCTTTACGCGCTTACCAGCTGGGTATTATGATGAGAGGAGGACTTCTCATTATCCTCGGAACAAGTATCTTCATATATGGACTCATCGATGTCCTTCAATTTCTCCCCCCGCAACTCCAAAACGAAGGGATTCGTATGCTACTTTTCCTGATTGGCAGAACCCTTATAATGGTTAACAGTCTTCTACTCGCTAAGCCTTATGTCTTTTCGCTTCCTTTACTTATCCTGAATAGCCCCCCACTAATGGACTCGATAACTCTTATTGCCTGGACTCTTGGTCCTGGTCGTAGAGATCGTGAACACCTTTTTGCATCCCTATATATTCTAGCACACATAGCCATGGACTTAGTTACTTCCAAAGCCACAAATCTATTATGGTTGGCTCCCTATCTACTCCCAGTACTCCCAGTAGCATATTTAAGCCCGTTACTCCCAGCTCTAAAATTATCAAAAATAATTACAGGATTAAAGCTCCTTGAAGAAATTTAAGAGCTTTTTCACAGCGTGATTCTCCGTATTGAGCCCATAGTACGAGATGCCATTGTAGTCAAAGACCAGGAGGAATCCTTTGCGAACCAGTCGCTCCAAAATTGGGCGTGCTCTTGAGATACCTAGAACTTCCTTCTCTACAGTATAAGCGCTGAAAATTTGTGAGGGGTCCTCTAAATACTTCTGGATGAAAAATAGGAGCACTTTCAAATAGCCTTGACATCTTCTAGGAAAAATAGATGTGAGATCTTCTGATAGTGAATTAGAATCCAAATAGGCTTTTTCTTCTTTCATATAGAATCTCCAAAATTCTACCTTTGGGATCATCCTCCTTATCTATCTTAACCTTTTCTAGTTTCTCACCGAGGTTTTTTTCCCCAACGCTAAAGCTAAGCCAGCGGCTAAAGTCACCACGGGTCTGGTGGAAAACCACGCTTTCAAGAGGAGCCCTCTCAAGCGCATCTATAAACGAAAAAACATTCCATGCAACGAGGTTTAGTGGCTTACCAACATCAAGGTAGAACATGAACTCCTTTCCTGCATCTACACGCTTCATCCAAACCCACCTGTAACGAGAGTCTTCGTCCTGCTCCAGTCTTTGAAGAGTTCTATACTCTAGGTCAGCCAACACGTCTGAGTAAATCATGTAAGCTTGAAACGGAGACTTGTAAGGGCTGAAATAGGAGTGAACATCGCCGGGTCCTCCTCCTTTTGTTGACATGTAGTAGAAGTGGTCACTTATGGAGAGCAATCTCCAGAGACGTAGTAAATTCTCGTCGCGCGTCGCTTTGACTTGAAGCCATAAATCTCTAAGCCTATCGAGAGCATAGTCTTGCATAAAGTTACCCGTCCAAGCTGTTAAATCCCTCTCTAGGTCTGCCCATGAAATTGTGTCACTCTCAGGAACATCTATTTCGTCCCGTGGAGGCACCCTCTCTACGACTTCACTGGGGGTAGAGGTCGTTAGGTGCTCCCATTTAAGGATCTCGCCGGGTAGCCAACGAAGGAATTCGAATATTCCTGTCTCAGCTGGAAAATGCTCTCCAAAAGTCTCGTAATCTATTGCAATTAATATTACATCTCCTGGCGTTGCGGCGAGCCAGGCGGAGTACTTGTCGGCTGTCAGTGGATATTCACTCCACCACCTAGAAGCAAATCTAAATCCAATGTCGTCAGATAATCGGTAATTTCTCATCAATACCCGTAGGTTTAGTCCCTTAGCCTTATAGACGTAGTTCGGGCTTCGCCACATGAGAATCTTCTCAACTCCCTCTGTGAGTACCACTTTGTAGCCGAGCTTATCGAATATTTTCGCGATGTAATTATTATAGATGAATTCAGTGTTCTCGACGCTAATCGGGCTAACACCTAGATAAGATTTCAATAATTCACGATGCATTCTAATTTGATCGATGAACTCCTCCTCAGCTATCAGGAAGCTTAGACTGTGAAAATAAGTCTGGTCTAAAAACTCGACCATTCCCGTGCTTGCGAGTTGTCTAAAGCTTTCAAGAAGGCTTGGCATCCAGCGCTCAGCCTGCTCTAGCAAAACCCCGGAAACACTATATGATACCTTAAAGTTTTTTCCTTGATTCTTAAAGAAGTCGATCTGTTGAAGGATAATTGCGTTTGCTGGCAGATAGCATCTCCGGGCTACTCTCTCGAAAACTTCTCGATTTAGAGTCTGGTCAAAATAAATTTCCTCGAGATCCGCGTGATCAACTTTACCCTTTAAGGCCACCTTCTCGGCCAGGCGACGGGTAATTCTTCTTGCAAGCCTGTAGGGTTGATGAACCTCAAACATAAAGACTATGTGCCTGATGAGTATACACCTAATATTCTTTAAAAAGAAGAAGATTAAAAACTTAAGCTTAAATTTTTAGATTGAGTTCTTAATGCTTATTTTTAAACCTCTCCATAGCCTTTCTTATCGAGTCCATGGCTTTATCCTTGCCTTGCCATGCCTTGACCTTTACCCATTTGCCCGGCTCTAACTCCTTATAATGCTCAAAGAAGTGGCGGATTTTATTCTTCACGCTGTCATCAACGTCGTTGATATCCTTGATTTTTCCGAAACGAGCATCTATTTTTTCGTGGGGCACAGCTATAACTTTGCTGTCCGGTCCTGACTCGTCCTCCATCTCTAAAAGACCTACAGGTCTGGCACGTACGACGCTGCCTGGCGCAAAGGAATCATAGCTGAGAAGCACGACGTCTACAGGGTCACCGTCCTCTTCAAGTGTAGATGGGATGAAACCATAATTGAAGGGGAAAACCATTGAGGTAAAGAGAACCCTGTCTACAAATAGCACACCGCTCTCCTTGTCGAGCTCGTACTTGACATTGCTACCCATGGGAATCTCGATGACCACGAATATATCCTCTGGGGGATTTTTCCCTGACGATAAGTGCTTCATACAGGGAAAATTATGTGTAGGGGATATAAAAGGATTTACAGGTACTCCTACTCGACCTTGTAAACTGTGCCTATGGCTCTAGTTCTCGAATCTCGCAGAATAAACTGCTCCCCCTCCTCTACGTACCAGTATCCCTTCAAGAAGGTAAGGCGTACCAGGCCCGTGTCACCCGTTCGCATGGGCTCTTTCTCCATCCAGGTAAACTCGACCGGTGCTCTTATCGAATGAATGTGAAGAACTGTTTGATACCCAGTTTTAATAGTTGTTGGGTGCTTTAGGACGAGAATCTCGCTGACGAGGCTTACGGCTGGATGAAGCGGGGTCTCTGTCAAGACTTGTCCTTTCTCGACCTCTTCTCGATCGATGTCCGTTATGGCTAGAGTGGCCTCTTCACCAGCTCTGGCCTTTGAAGCGGGGACGCGGTTTACATGTATTGATTTAACGCGAGTTTTACGCCAAGTGCCATCATGTAATGGGCCTATGAAATAATTAGAGTTCTCGTATACCGTTCCTCTTTCTACTGTAACAGCAATCACGGTGCCAACTCCTCTTACCTCAAAAATATCGGTTACATAGGCAAGAAGGGGCTTTTTAACAAGTTCACTCCACCTCTTACGCGGAGGCAACAAGTTCAAGAACTCAGTTAGAAGATCAAGTCCAACGCCTGTTGTATTCGAAAGCTTAAAGATGGGAACTACACGCCCAGAGGTCATGAGAGGAGCAACATAGTACACATCACTCAATCTTCTAATCAGCATGGGTTTCTTGTCAAGTCTTCTGAGTATATTAAGAGTCTCATCAAGGTATGAGTCACCGATTTCAGGGCTGACCAGGTCTACCTTGGTAAATACGATAAAGACAGGTATCTTAAGGGCCACGCAAACTCCAAGGTGCTCTCGCCCCATTACTTGTAGTCCCGTGTTCGCAGCAACAACGAGCATTGCATAATCAGGGAACTTTGACAGTAATCCTCTCAGAGCCGTACGAAGATATCTCTCATGACCTCCAACATCAACGAGAGAAACAATCTTTTTTGAGGAAAGATATATTTGTGCCTCATCAAGTGGGTTGGGAAGGCTCCAGTTGACAGGTCTATTGTTGAGATCAAACCCTAGCAATCTTATGACCACAGAGGATGTCCTCCCTGTTAATATTTCATGGGCATACCTGGCTACCTTTCTCATGTTACTTCCTCTACCGTCGTCTAGAGACCCATAACAGAGCGTACCAACAGTCGTGCTCTTGCCAGCGTCGACGTTCCCGACAACTATAATGTTCACTTGAGAAGGAGGATTTTCCTCGCGTGAAATCCTCACGAGTACACGAGTAACAATTCTGCCACCATGTTCCCTTCTTTCAAGTATTCTCGTACTTGCACCGACCTTATTTGCAACCTTCTCTAATATCTCTAGGGATGCTCTCTCCTCCTCAGGGGTAAGACCCCGTACAGTGCCGTCGTCATTTATGCCTAAAACATATATGGCTTCTCCACCGCCTTCAAACAGCCTGTACTTCATCTGTGAAGCAAGCTTCTCGACCCTATCATCTCCCAAATCAACTAAGATCGATTTGTACTCAACTGGCCCGCTGTCCTCCTCAGCAGGGTAGCTCAATTTCCGTCAACATTCCTAGGATTCAAGACAGACTATTAAGTCTGCCTCTCGCTAGATGTAGAACGAAAGTGATGGTAA of Thermofilum uzonense contains these proteins:
- a CDS encoding cytochrome c biogenesis CcdA family protein, yielding MEPSFLALLYILGVETAFTPCFLPIIPVFLSVVAKSGSKRVLLTTLAFIAGITASFLIYGILASYSGNLLQGLLTGNLPTLAVGMGLTLVSLGVLMMSPLRVLFAWIPSIQPRFQKVSILNSLLLGFLFSLVAAPCAATILVAAFSMVWLGSLQEPGDSIITVLVYSAGVTTPFFIMGLLTEFLGKSIGTKISRSFLVRHNETISGITIIVLGILTILSVEGHDIILVQLSARLLPYLGFISLLAAVLYSLRAYQLGIMMRGGLLIILGTSIFIYGLIDVLQFLPPQLQNEGIRMLLFLIGRTLIMVNSLLLAKPYVFSLPLLILNSPPLMDSITLIAWTLGPGRRDREHLFASLYILAHIAMDLVTSKATNLLWLAPYLLPVLPVAYLSPLLPALKLSKIITGLKLLEEI
- a CDS encoding GTP-binding protein, which codes for MSYPAEEDSGPVEYKSILVDLGDDRVEKLASQMKYRLFEGGGEAIYVLGINDDGTVRGLTPEEERASLEILEKVANKVGASTRILERREHGGRIVTRVLVRISREENPPSQVNIIVVGNVDAGKSTTVGTLCYGSLDDGRGSNMRKVARYAHEILTGRTSSVVIRLLGFDLNNRPVNWSLPNPLDEAQIYLSSKKIVSLVDVGGHERYLRTALRGLLSKFPDYAMLVVAANTGLQVMGREHLGVCVALKIPVFIVFTKVDLVSPEIGDSYLDETLNILRRLDKKPMLIRRLSDVYYVAPLMTSGRVVPIFKLSNTTGVGLDLLTEFLNLLPPRKRWSELVKKPLLAYVTDIFEVRGVGTVIAVTVERGTVYENSNYFIGPLHDGTWRKTRVKSIHVNRVPASKARAGEEATLAITDIDREEVEKGQVLTETPLHPAVSLVSEILVLKHPTTIKTGYQTVLHIHSIRAPVEFTWMEKEPMRTGDTGLVRLTFLKGYWYVEEGEQFILRDSRTRAIGTVYKVE
- a CDS encoding alpha-amylase; its protein translation is MFEVHQPYRLARRITRRLAEKVALKGKVDHADLEEIYFDQTLNREVFERVARRCYLPANAIILQQIDFFKNQGKNFKVSYSVSGVLLEQAERWMPSLLESFRQLASTGMVEFLDQTYFHSLSFLIAEEEFIDQIRMHRELLKSYLGVSPISVENTEFIYNNYIAKIFDKLGYKVVLTEGVEKILMWRSPNYVYKAKGLNLRVLMRNYRLSDDIGFRFASRWWSEYPLTADKYSAWLAATPGDVILIAIDYETFGEHFPAETGIFEFLRWLPGEILKWEHLTTSTPSEVVERVPPRDEIDVPESDTISWADLERDLTAWTGNFMQDYALDRLRDLWLQVKATRDENLLRLWRLLSISDHFYYMSTKGGGPGDVHSYFSPYKSPFQAYMIYSDVLADLEYRTLQRLEQDEDSRYRWVWMKRVDAGKEFMFYLDVGKPLNLVAWNVFSFIDALERAPLESVVFHQTRGDFSRWLSFSVGEKNLGEKLEKVKIDKEDDPKGRILEILYERRKSLFGF
- the ppa gene encoding inorganic diphosphatase, with amino-acid sequence MKHLSSGKNPPEDIFVVIEIPMGSNVKYELDKESGVLFVDRVLFTSMVFPFNYGFIPSTLEEDGDPVDVVLLSYDSFAPGSVVRARPVGLLEMEDESGPDSKVIAVPHEKIDARFGKIKDINDVDDSVKNKIRHFFEHYKELEPGKWVKVKAWQGKDKAMDSIRKAMERFKNKH
- a CDS encoding carboxypeptidase regulatory-like domain-containing protein — translated: MRIKSLGGLLVIVVMLVVIPPSYSQTLYFYGRVTDLQLNPIAGAQVSVYSNNLLVTSTLTDKDGTFNLRLPPGTYVLRAYLKGYAPREIMLVATQEKAGSLGTITLEQAISVYTETTQLTVLQGDILNLTIKLENKGLDPLTVNFKIEAPTSWVGYLTLPGGLRVDNIMIEPGREKTVFLNLQVPMDAFGKNFVRVRLSWENLTATIDYVFEVQPKKWNLIELPASSIKAYPGAQLKIPFTLRNPFTLDAEMALTVEPPQGWVASIVDANSITVSGLTLAPKATRQLFLILYIPPSAKLGLYAVSIYTDVSGSRFITKLDVSVESRYDLLNLTVGVSRLNITGGSSTVIPLIIRNDGNMATVTVLKASSNNEGIRPILTVSGQAASTLYLLPGESRQVNLLVNASSQTAPGLYELIVQANGTTSYTAKKILVNVVGSYSFRILNQDFLIITVPGGTVTYKVNVVNSGTYPLQSLNLYTSFNPEKLQVTVQPERLSLLPGETGSFSLQINVPPDVREGVYNIVFTVESGSIRDTRVLLVWVRPEASFSFTLIMAVLVAVSFFLVYYGRRKYA